A single genomic interval of Alistipes provencensis harbors:
- a CDS encoding TetR/AcrR family transcriptional regulator, whose product MNREEMLKAAYELFLREGIRDLNLNKIAEKIGVTRHDLHAAVGDKRELAEQSVEYGLQQLDKTLKSVEASAANPVEALIRTAVAACDAFGEISWMFSEDAPYYPAVVDAIELERQKLQEQQQAIFLQGVEQGYLLGEAYFELLEQLFWQNVTAGSRYREVTLRVLFTVVRGSATERGWQEAERVRKAMEPAG is encoded by the coding sequence ATGAACCGAGAAGAAATGCTGAAAGCCGCCTACGAACTCTTCCTGCGCGAAGGGATCCGGGACCTGAACCTCAACAAGATCGCCGAGAAGATCGGCGTCACCCGGCACGACCTGCATGCCGCCGTCGGCGACAAGCGGGAACTGGCCGAACAGAGCGTCGAATACGGCCTGCAACAGCTCGACAAGACGCTGAAATCCGTAGAGGCTTCAGCGGCGAATCCCGTCGAGGCGCTGATCCGCACGGCCGTCGCGGCCTGCGACGCCTTCGGAGAGATCAGTTGGATGTTCTCCGAGGACGCCCCCTATTACCCCGCCGTGGTCGACGCCATCGAACTCGAACGGCAGAAACTGCAGGAACAGCAGCAGGCGATCTTCCTGCAAGGGGTCGAGCAGGGCTACCTGCTCGGCGAAGCCTATTTCGAACTGCTCGAACAGCTCTTCTGGCAGAACGTCACGGCCGGAAGCCGATACCGCGAAGTCACCCTGCGCGTGCTCTTCACCGTGGTGCGCGGCTCCGCGACCGAGCGGGGCTGGCAGGAGGCGGAACGGGTCCGCAAGGCGATGGAACCGGCCGGATGA
- a CDS encoding ABC transporter permease translates to MHTLLYLLDKEWRQFLRNPFLPKMAVVFPLMVMLVIPWVTTMDVRHVNVAVVDGDRSPASRRLIQKIDASDYFTLQRISEHYDAALEALETGDADVIVEIPDNFERSLAAGKPEKVDIAANGVNAVKGSLGMQYLVQTLSQTLSELRSEQGQPPAADPVVIENRYNPTLDYRHYMIPALMIMLLVMLCGFLPALNLVGEKETGTIEQINVTPVSRLTFTLAKLIPYWVIGMAVLGAAMLLAWIVYGLVPAGSIGAIFLAAALFVLTMSGLGVAIANRSETMQQTMFVMFFFVMIFILMSGLITPVESMPAWAQWITRFLPPRYFVEIMRAVYLKGSLVSDLWSDYILLAVFAAAFNTLAAATYRKQA, encoded by the coding sequence ATGCATACTCTTCTTTACCTGTTAGATAAGGAGTGGCGGCAATTCCTCCGCAACCCGTTCCTGCCGAAGATGGCCGTCGTGTTCCCGCTGATGGTGATGCTCGTCATCCCGTGGGTGACGACGATGGACGTGCGGCACGTCAACGTCGCGGTGGTCGACGGCGACCGCTCGCCCGCCTCGCGGCGGCTGATCCAGAAGATCGACGCCTCGGACTACTTCACCCTCCAACGCATCTCGGAGCATTACGACGCCGCACTCGAAGCCCTCGAAACGGGCGACGCGGACGTCATCGTCGAGATCCCCGACAACTTCGAGCGTTCGCTGGCCGCCGGAAAACCCGAAAAGGTCGACATCGCGGCCAACGGCGTGAACGCCGTGAAGGGCAGCCTCGGTATGCAGTATCTCGTGCAGACCCTCTCGCAGACCCTCTCGGAGCTGCGCAGCGAGCAGGGACAGCCGCCCGCGGCCGATCCCGTCGTCATCGAGAACCGCTACAACCCCACGCTCGACTACCGCCACTACATGATTCCGGCGCTGATGATCATGCTGCTGGTGATGCTCTGCGGATTCCTGCCGGCGCTGAACCTCGTGGGCGAAAAGGAGACCGGGACCATCGAACAGATCAACGTCACGCCCGTCAGCCGGCTGACCTTCACGCTGGCCAAGCTGATTCCCTACTGGGTGATCGGGATGGCCGTGCTGGGTGCGGCCATGCTGCTGGCGTGGATCGTCTACGGGCTCGTCCCGGCCGGGAGCATCGGGGCCATTTTTCTGGCCGCGGCGCTCTTCGTGCTCACCATGTCGGGGCTGGGCGTGGCGATCGCCAACCGCTCGGAGACCATGCAGCAGACGATGTTCGTGATGTTCTTCTTCGTGATGATCTTCATCCTGATGAGCGGCCTGATCACTCCCGTCGAGTCGATGCCCGCATGGGCGCAATGGATCACCCGCTTCCTCCCGCCCCGCTACTTCGTCGAGATCATGCGCGCCGTCTACCTCAAAGGCTCGCTGGTCAGCGACCTGTGGTCGGACTACATCCTGCTGGCCGTTTTCGCCGCCGCTTTCAACACACTTGCCGCCGCGACCTACCGCAAGCAGGCATAA
- a CDS encoding ABC transporter permease: MGGFLSFVKKEALHIVRDPRTMLIVLLMPVVQVLLFGFAMNTEVSNIDVAAVAPHPTEAIRQAVERVAANPYFTFRGYIAGTEIDRTLRRGDADAVVVFAEDYDRQTEALKQGLAAEPAVQLVFDASNTNTASAGAGYLTSVLLADMPGIQAPGTHLLFNPQMKSSYNFVPGIMGMIFILICAMMTSVSIVREKETGTMEVLLVSPVRPLKIVLAKMIPYFALSCFNLATILLLARFVLDVPLSGNLGAIIGLSMLYLALSLAFGLLISTFADRQATALIISGMLILLPIIMFSGLAFPVENMPKVLQPISCIIPTRWYIDAVRKLMIEGLPFGAVLREFSILAAMTALLIVAALRKFNDKLE, from the coding sequence ATGGGCGGTTTCCTGTCATTCGTCAAAAAAGAGGCGCTTCACATCGTGCGCGACCCGCGAACGATGCTGATCGTCCTGCTGATGCCCGTGGTGCAGGTGCTCCTGTTCGGATTCGCCATGAACACCGAGGTCAGCAACATCGACGTGGCCGCGGTAGCCCCGCATCCGACCGAGGCAATCCGGCAGGCCGTCGAGCGCGTTGCGGCCAACCCCTATTTCACGTTCCGGGGCTACATCGCGGGGACGGAAATCGACCGCACCCTGCGCCGGGGCGATGCCGACGCCGTCGTCGTGTTCGCCGAAGATTACGACCGGCAGACCGAAGCGCTGAAGCAGGGCCTCGCGGCGGAACCGGCCGTGCAGCTCGTATTCGACGCCTCGAACACCAACACGGCGTCGGCCGGGGCCGGTTACCTGACAAGCGTCCTGCTGGCCGACATGCCGGGCATACAGGCCCCCGGGACCCACCTGCTGTTCAACCCCCAGATGAAGAGTTCGTACAACTTCGTGCCGGGCATCATGGGCATGATCTTCATCCTGATCTGCGCCATGATGACCTCCGTGTCGATCGTCCGCGAGAAGGAGACCGGGACGATGGAGGTGCTGCTGGTGTCGCCCGTGCGGCCGCTGAAGATCGTGCTGGCCAAAATGATCCCCTACTTCGCGCTCTCGTGTTTCAACCTTGCGACGATCCTGCTACTGGCGCGCTTCGTCCTCGACGTGCCCCTGTCGGGCAACCTCGGGGCGATCATCGGGCTGTCGATGCTCTACCTCGCCCTCTCATTGGCCTTCGGACTGCTGATCTCCACCTTCGCCGACCGGCAGGCCACGGCCCTGATTATCTCGGGCATGCTGATCCTGCTCCCGATCATCATGTTCTCGGGACTGGCATTCCCGGTCGAGAACATGCCGAAGGTCCTGCAACCGATCTCCTGCATCATCCCGACCCGCTGGTACATCGACGCCGTGCGCAAGCTGATGATCGAGGGACTGCCGTTCGGGGCCGTGCTCCGGGAGTTCTCGATCCTCGCGGCGATGACCGCCCTGCTGATCGTGGCGGCACTCCGGAAGTTCAACGACAAGTTGGAATAA
- a CDS encoding HlyD family secretion protein — translation MKRIFICCTLPLLAAACGRNGDFDATGTFEATEVVVSAEAAGRILRFDAEEGDRLEAGRQVGAIDTVQLYLQKLQLERQRASVVSNRPDIAKQVASLREQIAKQQTERRRVENLLRDGAATTKQLDDIDAQIKVLDGQLEAQLSTLRNNAASIDENSSSIELQIARIEDQLAKCRIASPVAGTVLAKYSEAGELASVGRPLMKVADLDRIYLHAYFTSDQLAALKLGQEVTVTADFGGDSRIDYPGRIVWIASESEFTPKTIQTRDSRANLVYAVKIAVENDGRLKIGLYGEVKL, via the coding sequence ATGAAACGCATATTCATCTGCTGCACCCTGCCGCTCCTTGCCGCCGCCTGCGGCCGCAACGGGGATTTCGACGCCACGGGAACTTTCGAGGCCACGGAGGTGGTCGTCTCGGCCGAAGCCGCAGGGCGCATCCTGCGGTTCGACGCCGAGGAGGGCGACCGGCTGGAAGCCGGCAGGCAGGTCGGCGCCATCGACACCGTGCAGCTCTATCTGCAAAAGTTGCAGTTGGAGCGCCAGCGGGCCTCGGTCGTCAGCAACCGCCCCGACATCGCCAAACAGGTCGCATCGCTGCGCGAGCAGATCGCCAAGCAGCAGACCGAACGCCGCCGCGTGGAGAACCTGCTGCGGGACGGCGCCGCCACGACCAAACAGCTCGATGACATCGACGCCCAGATCAAGGTGCTGGACGGACAGTTGGAGGCCCAGCTCTCGACGCTCCGCAACAACGCCGCGTCGATCGACGAGAACTCCTCGTCCATCGAATTGCAGATCGCCCGGATCGAAGACCAACTGGCCAAATGCCGCATCGCGTCGCCCGTCGCGGGGACCGTGCTGGCCAAATACAGCGAAGCCGGAGAACTGGCGTCGGTGGGACGTCCGCTGATGAAGGTCGCCGATCTGGACCGCATCTACCTGCACGCCTACTTCACCTCGGACCAACTGGCCGCGCTGAAACTCGGGCAGGAGGTGACCGTCACGGCCGATTTCGGCGGCGACAGCCGCATCGACTATCCGGGGCGCATCGTGTGGATCGCCTCGGAGAGCGAATTCACGCCCAAGACGATCCAGACGCGCGATTCGCGGGCCAATCTGGTCTATGCCGTGAAGATCGCCGTCGAAAACGACGGGCGGCTGAAGATCGGCCTTTACGGCGAAGTCAAACTCTGA
- a CDS encoding TolC family protein → MKRIALLCGCLLAGLSAGAQVTLDECRRLAREHYPEIRQYDLVRRTEEYTLSNARRAWLPQLSLAAQATWQTEVPSFPDALAGMLSQQGIDMPGMNKDQYKVALELNQTLWDGGRSEADKRIARAEAEEQTRSADVDLYALQGRVDNLFFGILLLDERIAQTSLTLDLLRSNLEKVRALQRNGVAMQTDADAVEAELLTVNQQLTQVTASRESYRRMLSVFIGRPLGDEPLTRPDVAEPRSFEPARPELALFDATADKLTAQERLVKSATRPRFGLFAQGYYGYPGMDYFQSMMSSDWSWNAMVGVKMSWNFGAYYTRKNSLAKLRTAKAQVEVQRDIFLFNTRLQTTEENGDIARLRKALADDDRIVALRRSVREAAESKLRNGVIDTNDLLRKITDEATAATARSAREIELLKTIYELKHTINR, encoded by the coding sequence ATGAAACGAATCGCCCTCTTATGCGGATGCCTGCTGGCCGGACTTTCGGCCGGCGCACAGGTGACACTCGACGAGTGCCGCCGGCTGGCCCGCGAGCACTACCCCGAAATCCGGCAGTACGACCTCGTGCGCCGGACCGAGGAGTACACCCTGTCGAACGCCCGCCGCGCGTGGCTGCCGCAGCTCTCGCTGGCGGCGCAGGCCACTTGGCAGACCGAAGTCCCCTCGTTCCCGGACGCCCTCGCGGGCATGCTCTCCCAGCAGGGGATCGACATGCCCGGCATGAACAAGGACCAGTACAAAGTCGCCCTCGAGCTGAACCAGACCCTCTGGGACGGCGGCAGATCGGAGGCCGACAAGCGCATCGCCCGAGCCGAAGCCGAAGAACAGACGCGCTCGGCGGATGTGGACCTCTATGCGTTGCAGGGGCGTGTGGACAACCTCTTTTTCGGCATCCTGCTCCTCGACGAGCGGATCGCGCAGACCTCCCTCACGTTGGACCTGCTGCGCAGCAACCTCGAAAAGGTGCGCGCCCTGCAACGGAACGGCGTGGCGATGCAGACCGACGCCGACGCCGTGGAAGCCGAACTGCTGACCGTCAACCAGCAGTTGACGCAGGTCACGGCCTCGCGCGAAAGCTACCGCCGGATGCTCTCCGTCTTCATCGGCCGGCCGCTGGGCGACGAGCCGCTCACACGGCCCGATGTCGCCGAACCCCGTTCATTCGAACCGGCGCGCCCCGAGCTGGCGTTGTTCGACGCCACGGCCGACAAGCTCACGGCGCAGGAACGGCTGGTCAAATCGGCGACCCGCCCGCGCTTCGGGCTCTTTGCGCAGGGGTATTACGGCTATCCGGGGATGGACTATTTCCAAAGTATGATGTCGTCGGACTGGTCGTGGAACGCAATGGTGGGCGTGAAGATGTCGTGGAACTTCGGGGCCTACTACACCCGGAAGAATTCGCTGGCCAAACTGCGCACGGCTAAAGCGCAGGTCGAGGTGCAGCGGGATATCTTCCTCTTCAACACCCGGTTGCAGACGACCGAGGAGAACGGCGACATCGCCCGTCTGCGGAAAGCCCTCGCCGACGACGACCGCATCGTGGCCCTACGCCGCTCGGTGCGCGAAGCCGCCGAGTCGAAGCTCCGCAACGGCGTGATCGACACCAACGACCTGCTGCGGAAGATCACCGACGAAGCCACGGCCGCGACGGCGCGTTCGGCACGCGAGATCGAACTCCTGAAGACCATCTACGAGCTCAAACATACGATAAACCGCTAA